In Antechinus flavipes isolate AdamAnt ecotype Samford, QLD, Australia chromosome 6, AdamAnt_v2, whole genome shotgun sequence, the sequence TGGagtaaattaggaaaatattcaaTGCATATGAAAtcagttctttgagggcaggaattatttcatttttgcttttatatgttCAATGCCTAGTCTAGCACCTGGCAAAAAGAAAGGGTTATTAAAGGCATGctatgaattgaattgaaatgtatGGCATACTTTCCTTGaattaaaacatacatatatttgcatatgtattacatatgtgtacatacatatttatttcatgTGATAAAACAATGTTACttagatgaaatttatttttaatgtattttttacaAGTATGCATCAAATTtgatatataaaaggaaaaaagaaaggagaaatcagGTCTAGGTTTTCTGTGGAGTAAATATGGCTTGAAAAGTCTTCCCAGTGCTTCATTTTAGCACTATCCCACTCCATTCAATGACTAGCTTGAAAATAGGTGATGGGAATCCTGATCCCAATTCTTGAATAATCTTAaaacttttattactttttatccAAGAATCTGGTATTTCACTTAAAATTCCTATTTCAGTCAGAAGCAGTGAATGTATGTCTAttttctacaaattaaaaaaataacaacatgaaTACTCTGCTACTATCCCAGATAAATTAAATGGTGTCAAAGACAATGTTaatcacaatttatttattcCAAGGTACTCAATTTCTGTTTTGTATTCAACCCATATAAGATTGCACacatattccatcataattataggAAAGCAAAATATACGACAAAGAGCCAGCTGCTGATAGATCCACGTATACCTCCTGCCTCTTTGGAGCTCACATCAGAAGCACTGTTCGAATGCTGAAATAGAAGATGTCAAATGTTGTTAATGTCTTGTTTCTAtatcttttaataaaaagaaCTTAGTACCAAGTCctgattaaaagattaaaatagtaAAGCAAGAAGGAACTCAAAGTCATCTATGACACATAAATCCTTTACCCAAAAGTTTTAGAGTGGATTAATTTCTATAAGGCAAGTACCTGTGAAAATATCATACTTAATTTCCCAtgcagaagaatatatatataacatagatagtaagtgtagtatttctttaaataaaggaGGGATCTGGAAGATCAACTAGTAAAGCCCAGTGAGAAACTTTAGAAGTCTGAGAGATGCAGGGGGTGAATCCTGATGCCATTTTTCCTAGTCTCCAGATCTGTAAAAAGGGATGTATTTTAGATCCAAAACCAGGGCTCAGTTTTCACACATAGAAAGTGAAAGGTTTAGAATAAATGAGCTCTAGAGTCTGTCCAAAATCTAAATCTACTACTCATGAGCCTTTGCTCCCAGGAAAACACAATGTACAGCTGCTCTTGCAAAGAGGAAGAATTGAGACAGAGCAAtaaatttttctcataaaaattgttttcttcttctctcattcAAATAAGAGATTATAGTCTCCTACGAGAGATGCCATTAAATATAAGTGGAATGTTGATATTCAAAATGGGAACTTTTGCCTCCAGAATTGCTGGCTTTTACCTAAAGTAGAAAGATCAAACTCAGCCACTTCTCTGGTTTTCTAGAGCCTTAtttctattctgtaaaatgaagggattgggaaAAGATgctaaactgtgcataccatttgatccagtgCTACTTCTGCTAAGTCTGCAttcaaggagaggaaaagagtcCTCATGTACAGAGTATTTATAGTAGCACTtattgtagtggcaaagaattgagaaTAAAATGGGAGCTCATTAATTGGGTAATGGTTGAgtaagttagggtatatgaatattatagaataacaGTATAATGTAAGAAAAAGTGAAGGGGATGGTCTCAGAGAAATTTTGGGAGACTTTTATGAAGTGAAATGTAGcagaatgagcagaaccaagaaaataattggTAACATTAATAttgtaaaaacagttttaaagacttaaaaactgGGATCAATATAATTCTAGAACACTCataaagaaacatgagatgcaggGTAAAAAACTCAAGAATTTTTTGATTCAATGATTGAGACAaaatttttggatatggccatAGAAATCTTTTGATTGACcctacatatttgttacaagaattttgttttacttttcttttttcaattgagaagagattaaaaggacaaaaaggaaatttgagtcaatttttaaaaatttaaataaaatccgAGTCATTTACATTCAAATCATTTGCATCCTTGTTCACTTTCATCTTCTGGGgaagttaggtggtgcagtggatagagcaccatccatgaagtcaggaggacctgagttcaagtctgacctcagatatttaacacttcctagctgtgtgaccctgagcacttaaccccaactgcctcagcaaaaaaataaaaggaaaatcactTGCATCATCCTAGGAGTATCAGGGTACAATGTCAAGAATTCTTAGTTACTACAAATATCACAAGTTATCCCATAAGATCATGACTCAGAGACTTTAGCCATCTTCAAGGCCAACCTTATCAGAGACATGAAGTGACTCACCATTCATGAAGTCACATGATTATAAGGGGTAAGGTAagacatttgaatccaggtcattTGACTTTATATTTGGCGTCCTTTTTACTACACTGAACCTAGCTGACATCATCAAAGTGACCTCCAATTTTGTTAAAGAAACAGAACTAATAGAaccaatgaatgaaaaaaaaatgtacaaattaccaagaaaatataaatatgtatatatattcatctaGGATAAGGCAATATTAATCTcacaaagatttttatatttttgaaatctcAAATATCATGTGTATAGGATGATGAAACTTACAAAGATATATTATGCACACTGAATTTTTTGGTATGACCAACATTAAAATACTTACCTTTCTCCTTTGTAGAGTAAGTCAAATCCTTCCTTGATTTTATTAAAAGGCAAAACATGTGTTATTAACTCGTCCAAGTCAAATTTCTTTGCCATAAAATCAGACACTAGTTTTGGGAGATCATCTCTGCTTTTCCAACCTTAAAAAATTAAGTaccaatatattattatttatacaatttttaaaaatcagtaggcaaacatttatcaagtgcttagtatgtgccaggcatggtGATGGGGCACAATAGAAAGCAAAGAGTCTTTGCACAAAGACTAAACATTTCCATAGTCCTTCAAAACACAATGTGGATTGGCTTGCCTAGTTAGGATTTACAGGACTAAATGGATAAAAACTGCCCAGGTTGAGAAATTGTGTATGTATAGGGGTGCAGGAGTAGGAGGAAAGTTGCCATCTGCACTGGTTTTAAACCCAAGTGAATAGAATTAACAATCCATTGATCACTTAAGTATATTTCCCTAGACTTAACCTTTGAATGATAtctttttgaataaaaaaaatctaatgacaTTCTTGgattctataaaacattttttttttttgcaagaaaagAGTAAATTGGGGGCAGGGGCAGCCCAAGCTTTTTACTATCATATCCTTTACCAACTAACAAAAGTTTTATGCCATCCATGAAATCTCACTATACTGATCATGTCCTTAGGGAACTTAAGTAATGGAAAAATAGTTCATATCTATATAAATCTTTATAATTtgcaaatttttatattaaaacaacTTGGTAAAATATATAGTTATTACACCTCCTTGCCCATATACTCACATTTTGTGATTCAATAACATTTTCCTATTTAGTGTTTCTCACAGGGGACACTCCATCTGGGTATTTTCCACTAGTCTTTTCCACCTAGAatacttttcctcctcccctctgtTTCCTAGCTTCTTAATTTCTCAGCTAAGATCTCATATTCTGtgagaaatctttcctgattccccttcaTGCTGTGCTTAATGctacttccttccctctattGACTACTTCCATTTAATATTCTGCATACATCTTGTTTATATAGAGAGGTTTTTCACAATATCTTCATTAGACTAGGAGGCAGGAACAATGTCTCAATGATGAAATGACCATTACTTGCTGGAAGTTTGGGAGTGGTCCAGCAGGAAACATAGCAACTTGAAACACTGATGGGAAGCAATTACTAAAGATATTGGCTGAGTACAAAACTATACAAATCTCTTAAGGGAGAAGACTATTCACTTTGGGCTTATTCTTTGTATTCAGGTGCAAATCCTTAAATTTTCAGtgattaataaaaacaaacaaaactattaatGTTTGAAGTTTGGAAACCCCATACCTACTGTAAGTAGTAGCTGGTGATTACCCTTTGGGCATATCATATACTAAATTTCCCAATTACCCAGGTGGGGATTTAAATCAGAGATCCTTGAAGTATAACCAGGACATTTTGTCTAGGGAAACTGAAGTATGTTGAATTTGTAAAATTCTCAAGGGCAGGGATGCCATAAATGTTTCACTTAACCATATATTGAACTCAGCAATGTCAGACCTTCAATAACATTTTCATGTATCttactttcccttttctattattttatcatttgtttcaaagaagtatagaattttttttgacCTGGAAACTATTATAGAGTATTTACTaggagcagaactaagagaacaaagttcacagtaacaagattatgtgatgaccaattgTGGTGACTTGGATTCTTTttaacaatgcagtgattcaaggcaattccagtagagttgggatggaaaatgtcatctgcattcagaaagagaattatggagcctgaatgtggatcaaagcatagcattttcaccttttttgttgttgtttgttggtttgtAGAAAAATTTGGCACTCAAAGTTTTCccaaaattaatgttgaaaactatctttgcatgtatttggaaagataaaatatttttttttaaagccaaagtATTTACTAGAATCATAGAAGAGAAGATAATCGAGAGAAATAAGGAGAGGTGGTACATTTCATGGAAAAGAGATGGTGTTTTTAAAATGGTATATAACTTTGATCAGGAACCTAAGGACTTCACAATATTATCTGTTTCATGTTAAATTATATCTCCACtcagtctccttctctctccccatctccttgTCACCCCTTTTTTCACAAGCAACAAAATAAAGGTCAGTTTGTTCTGATCTATCAATGGCAAcagaataagaaagtaaaaaaaaaaaaatgctgttgtTCAGGACAAAAGGCTggttttgaggacagggactgatATTTATGAAAATGACAATGGCCACATTGCTTAACTTCTGTGACCTgcaattgtattatttttttaaaaaagaaaataatgtctgTGTTAGTTATATCATGgaattgttgtaaggaaaatGATTCTGTAACTTTTAAACACTGAATTACTATTCAGTGACTTACTATTGTGAAGGTCAACTCATCTATCTTGGTATGAATCTACAaccttttgtaatttcttatttaCTCTAATTCAGGAACTGAAAATACTATTTAGTAGTCTAGGAAATATGTGTTCATTGCCCAGAATGATACAGCCTACTAGAATTTCCATAtgtgtatagaaatataatttaatattatggCATTATAAGAAATCATTACTATGGAGACTACAGAGAATCATGTTAAGACCCATATGAACTACTGCAAAATAAGCAAGAGCAATAAAACAATATGCAATGATaacaatgcaaatgaaaagaaTGCTTCCCATCCCACCCcaaatatacatagacagaaaggaatgttttataattaaaatgcTTCAGCTTGTTCTAATAGACAGATGAGAAACCACAgttctcctttctctttgtaGAGAACTATGTatgttgaggcagctagatggctcagtagatagagttcagggcttgtgagttcaaatttaacctcagacacatACTGGATGTGTggcctggacaagtaacttaatctttggaaaaggaaatggcaaaccactccaatatctttgctaagaaaactccacagaactgagatcacaaagagtcaggtacAGAGCTTTTTCTATAGTGTcagacttttaaatatattaatttggtGAACTTCTTCCCAactccctttattttttcttctttgctacaGGAGGTAGCTCTATGGTTCTAGGCGTGTTAGAAGTGAAATTGagataaaagaaatcaaataaaaattagcCTAACCATTAATTATAGCCACAAAAACACTTTCTAGAGAAAATATGTCTATGAACTAACTCAAAATGAATTAAACCTTTTGAAAACTTGAATTGAGTGATGGTATTAAGACAATCAGTGGAAGAATTAGCTATTTCTCTCCCTGTTTTTCCTGCTCTAAATAGctttctctaaatatatatatatatatatatatatatatatatatatatatatatatatatatatatataaagagaaagagagagagagagagagagagagagagagagagagagagagagaaagagaggagttCTCTAAATATCTcaaagaatttccttttcttttggcaaTGACATGCTTGTTaaaatattataacattataagcTTTCTTTTACTTGGCAAAGGACATATGGGAATGTCAAGTCTCTTCTATTTCCAATATTCTTCTCATTCTAAAGCTGTCTCCATATCTGTGATCCCTCTTCTGTTTTGAGTTCCTTGCTCAAGACCACTATTCCAAAGGAGCCAATGccatccacactcatttctctcCTGACTATGAATTGTCCTTTACCCCTGCACTTCCCActtctcctgttttcttttatgTGCTATTATTCCCCATTAGGATAGAAGCTACTTGAGAAAAAGgactttctttccccttctgttCAGTTacatcttcttctcttccctttctttcttgtgTATATGGCCAATGCTCAGCACAATTTCTCACACATATTTGAATGAATACCTCCCATTTCTTGTGCACATACCTCCAAAAGCACATCCTTTCCAGGTGCGTCCAGTGAATAGCAGCATGGGATCGTAGGTGAGCATTTTAGATGATGGAGGAGCTCCTACCACCACACTAGTCCCATAGCTCATATGGCAGGAAGCCAGGGCATCAATCTGAAGtacagtgaaagagaaaaatgtattccTTAAATTGTCTATCAGAATGGAAAAGGATCCATGCCTTATCCATAGCCATCGATGAGTTGTCTCCTAAATTAGGGAATCaacaaatttctttttgaaacttACTATTTGTCAGACAGTGGGTTAAATGATTCCTGCTTTTTAGGATCTTACTTTCAAGTATAAGTGTAGAGGGGAGATGACATGTTCGCTTAAAGTATGAGAAGATCTAGAGAGccaataattgaaaaaaatgttaattttgtgGTGAGGAAGAGGTGCTAGCAACTGGGGTAAcatgaaaaatgatgaatttaagcTGAGATTTTTGGAGAACTTGCATTTCTATGAAGTAGAAGCAAAGAGGAAGctcattccaggcatgaggaatcatttgttaaaaaattaaagatgccTCCACATGCttacataattttaatttcttatataatgaaacccattttaaatattgtatagGCCCTGAAGTTCTTGGTCTTcctgctataaacattttctccctgaaggaaggaaacagaacTTAGAGTCATAGAATTGCAGATTgagagctagaaaagactttaGGATTCTTTGAGAATAtgcccctcattttaaagatgacgAGACTGATGTTTAGAGAGGTTAAGCAGCTCTCCTAAGGTCCCAAGGGAACATGTGGCAGAGCCAGCTTTTAAACTCAGGTATGGAAACTTTGATGGTTTTGCTAACtgagttgggattttttttttctatttctcttctcagtACTTCCAACATTTCTCAAACAAGTTCCATGAACCACACAGCCTaagatgaatgaataataaaacaGTACTGAAAATCTTTGAGTCATTCTCTCTGTTGATTTTTcatgaaagatttaaaaagtaatagGAAACATGTGCACTGGAAAAGAAATTTCCTGTTTCTTATAAACTGAGATTAATATAGGTCATTCCTGAGTATTagctccttttctcttcctcccttccttccttcctccctcccttcctttttttcttcctccttcctttccttctttcctcctcttttttcttccctcctctcttttcttcttcctctctctctctttctgtctttctttttctctttctctgtctctgtcgtctgtctctctttctttctgcctctttctctatgtttctctctttttctgcctctctctctcatccctctCTCCAAGGTATTTGCCAAAACTAAGTTACTGAGCTTACTAATGCAGTTGTTCTCAGCATTTCCTGAGATTATGCagttgtttaaatttattttgactcCTAATGATACCTACTGCAAATAAATTACTACTGTAAAAGTTTAATTAAGCATGCCATCAATTATCCTCACAATAAATCTAAATGGTATTAGGTAAGAATTGAAGCAAAGTCCATTAAGGACAGGCAAGCATCATTAATTAGGAGTTACTTACACCAAGTCACTGAAGAGCATCAACAGTGAGATTGTAAAATGGTTTCCTATCCAACAGTGATTGCCAGGGACTTTGGCTCAGCCCCTCTAAATTCCTCTCTTTCCTACAAACATCATCTTTGCTTGGGCCATCATTAAAACCCCTTAATTAAATTTGGGAACTTACTGAGAAACTTGGAGAATGGGGTTTCAATCCTTGCTTGGTAATCTGAGGTCAGGGTGCTTGAGCTAATCTGAAAGTCCCTTTGCCAAGGCTGATTTACACATCAACAAGCAGAAATCCCAGATGGGGAGAGTGAGGAGTGAAAGGGCAAGGATTCCTTGGGAACATGTAACCACCAAGATGGCCCCTGgctccatttttcctttcctgtgcTCTTCAGGGAGATCAGTGGGGCAGATTAAACTCTTTCAAGTCAAATGAATGgacttcttttcttctcattagaCAGCTGGATGGGACAATGGATAAATTGCTGGGCCTGAAGTGCagaagatttgatttcaaatctggactaaaatgcttactagctgtgcgacccaGGGAAaattctcatctgtcaaatgtgaATGAGAATAACACCTTCCTGCTAGGATGAagtcttttgaaaattaattgtGCTGGGCCTTGAGTCAGCCTGACATTtattagacaaatcacttaacctgtttgcctcagtttcctcatctataaaacaggtatgaaatagcatctacttcctagcagtgttgtgaggattaaatgacataataattgttAAGTGTTTAACATAGTACAGAGAAAgagtcaaaaagaaagagaaacagacaacagagacagataaagagaaaaagaaagacagaaaggactttttaaattaatcaaattaTTGAAAGGTAAAGTCTATCATTGCTCAACTTTGACCTGAGGTTGACCATTTAGCTGAGCCCCTCCAAATCTTCCATTCTTGCTGACGACTTACCATGGTTTCAAGGCGCCCAACAACTTCAAAGGTATACCCGACAGAATTGTTAGTCATTTCACTCAGTACTTCATTGATGGGCTTTGTGTAGTCCTTAGGGTTGATGCACTCAGTGGCTCCTACAGACTTGGCTTTATCAAATTTGTCTTTGTTAAGATCAATTCCAATGATCCTGGAAGCACCAGCTGCTTTACAGCCCATAATAACTGAGAGACCAACTCCTCCCAGCCCAAAGACAGCACAGGTAGATCCAGGAGTGACCTATGGTGATGAAAAAAGATGAAACTTTAGAAATTAATGATTGTATCAATAAAAGCAAGGTTGTACTGTGAATATTAAGAAACATGAAACTTAGAGCAAACCAGCTTATAGCAACTAGTAAACTGATTCTAATAGTGATATTTTCACAGGATTAAAAACATAGACAATTCAGATATTAGAGATGGAGCAATCTACATTCTATCTGCCACCTCAAAAATTGTCATGAAAGGAAACACATGTAGGTACTTATGGAGGAAGAAGAATTCATAACCATATCATTACTACAAGAACCTTACTTAAATCTCCATCAGATATTCCTTGATTCTTCTCTCCCAATGTCTCCTTTATTCTGTTCCACCCAAGTCTTTATGCTTACTCtgaatatattatttccttttatagaaGGTAAACTTGTTTAGGACAGGGATGTTtcaattgttctttttaaattccCAGGACCTAAATcaatgcctggaacacagtagacCTTTAATggatgcttgttgattaattgtttGACTTCTGCTTATTGACCATATTTCACTGAAGCCATGAACTCAACAATAATGGTAGTACAATGGTGTAAATCACAGCATAACTATAATTGATTATTCTGTCAGATTCTTGCTCATATCTTATCATTGAGTCTGTATGGAAAAATCTATCCAATGCCCCAAAGGACATTATCTGGGTCTCTTTACATTCAGTGGAAACCACTACATCCCTTCAGCTATCTGTAATCAACATTTCTCACCATGGAACTGACCTACTTTCTTTACCAGTCATACATTTTCTCAGTGATATCTTTGTACACAGTAttggacacaaatgaacaaaaaattcaaatataaccAAGATTAATTAAGCATCAACTACATGGAAGGCAACAAAGAGTTTAGGAAAATGGAAAGCAAAGGAATTGTATTCATTTTGAAACTAGAATAGATTATTCTTGAGTTATTCTAGCATGATGTTCAAACC encodes:
- the LOC127541241 gene encoding all-trans-retinol dehydrogenase [NAD(+)] ADH7-like isoform X1; amino-acid sequence: MQVIKCKAAVLWGPKQPFSLEEVEVAPPKADEVRIKIVATGICRTDDHAITGAMPARFPVIVGHEAAGIVESIGEGVTTVKPGDKVLPLCLPQCGKCPTCMNPKGNWCVKTDVTGKGVLSDGTSRFTCKGKPVYHYLTTSTFSEYTVVEESSVAKIDAAAPLEKVCLIGCGFSTGYGAAMKTAQVTPGSTCAVFGLGGVGLSVIMGCKAAGASRIIGIDLNKDKFDKAKSVGATECINPKDYTKPINEVLSEMTNNSVGYTFEVVGRLETMIDALASCHMSYGTSVVVGAPPSSKMLTYDPMLLFTGRTWKGCAFGGWKSRDDLPKLVSDFMAKKFDLDELITHVLPFNKIKEGFDLLYKGESIRTVLLM
- the LOC127541241 gene encoding all-trans-retinol dehydrogenase [NAD(+)] ADH7-like isoform X2 — translated: MSTEGKVIKCKAAVLWGPKQPFSLEEVEVAPPKADEVRIKIVATGICRTDDHAITGAMPARFPVIVGHEAAGIVESIGEGVTTVKPGDKVLPLCLPQCGKCPTCMNPKGNWCVKTDVTGKGVLSDGTSRFTCKGKPVYHYLTTSTFSEYTVVEESSVAKIDAAAPLEKVCLIGCGFSTGYGAAMKTAQVTPGSTCAVFGLGGVGLSVIMGCKAAGASRIIGIDLNKDKFDKAKSVGATECINPKDYTKPINEVLSEMTNNSVGYTFEVVGRLETMIDALASCHMSYGTSVVVGAPPSSKMLTYDPMLLFTGRTWKGCAFGGWKSRDDLPKLVSDFMAKKFDLDELITHVLPFNKIKEGFDLLYKGESIRTVLLM